The Mesomycoplasma flocculare ATCC 27399 genome includes a window with the following:
- a CDS encoding TatD family hydrolase yields MYLKIQQFSPRYLALVQASIKKFNLKLNLVTQNGKIIISNFDYYQNFEKNYEFLIVDEHKGNDFIFAFFVISQKEQTFCINLYFFSEFLEENWINIVGEFVLDFIKENYNLETFYVKILNQNIKLIKFYENFATTFDKNLSIFKIDSLKKYKFIDVHCHPFHKYYENPQKQVKNWLADNIELIFVVGTSWNDLAEIEQISKYSGKTYKIIGIHPTLVKKSDDFFLLQHHIDDKVVGIGEVGLDFYYENNPSVEIQLKSLLAQIELAKNNKIPVMLHIRDKPGENKAMLLILEIVTRFSEINFIFHNFSTDYGMFKKLVEKNNCFFSYSGVITFKKSVELRKIVKETPVSKILCETDAPYLTPEPNRKIWPNASTQIQWTYQTIANLKNLTKRELSEIIYENLVKIFKV; encoded by the coding sequence ATGTATTTAAAAATTCAGCAATTTTCTCCTAGATATTTAGCTTTAGTGCAAGCTAGTATAAAAAAATTTAATTTAAAATTAAATTTAGTTACACAAAATGGCAAAATTATTATCAGCAATTTTGATTATTATCAAAATTTTGAAAAAAATTATGAATTTTTAATTGTTGACGAACATAAAGGTAATGATTTTATTTTTGCATTTTTTGTCATTTCACAAAAAGAGCAAACTTTCTGTATAAACTTGTATTTTTTTAGTGAATTTTTGGAAGAAAACTGAATTAATATTGTCGGTGAATTTGTCCTTGATTTTATAAAAGAAAATTATAATTTAGAAACTTTTTATGTTAAAATTCTTAATCAAAACATAAAACTTATTAAATTTTATGAAAATTTTGCCACTACTTTTGATAAAAATTTATCAATTTTTAAAATTGATTCACTAAAAAAATACAAATTTATTGATGTTCATTGCCATCCTTTTCATAAATATTACGAAAATCCCCAAAAGCAAGTTAAAAATTGATTGGCAGATAATATTGAACTTATTTTTGTTGTCGGAACATCCTGAAATGATTTAGCAGAAATTGAACAGATTAGTAAATATTCCGGAAAAACTTATAAAATTATCGGAATTCACCCAACTTTGGTTAAAAAATCAGATGATTTTTTCTTGTTACAGCATCACATCGACGATAAAGTAGTTGGAATTGGCGAAGTTGGGTTGGATTTTTATTATGAAAACAACCCTTCTGTGGAAATACAGTTAAAATCTCTTTTAGCACAAATTGAGTTAGCAAAAAACAACAAGATCCCAGTTATGTTGCATATTCGCGATAAACCAGGCGAAAATAAGGCGATGTTATTAATTTTGGAAATAGTTACTAGGTTCTCTGAAATTAATTTCATATTCCATAATTTTTCTACAGATTATGGAATGTTTAAAAAATTGGTTGAAAAAAACAACTGTTTTTTCTCTTATTCAGGAGTTATCACCTTTAAAAAAAGCGTTGAACTAAGAAAAATAGTCAAAGAAACGCCGGTTTCTAAAATTTTATGCGAAACAGATGCGCCTTATTTAACCCCAGAACCCAACCGAAAAATCTGGCCAAATGCTTCTACACAAATTCAATGAACCTATCAAACAATAGCAAATTTAAAAAATTTAACAAAACGAGAACTTTCTGAAATAATTTATGAAAATCTAGTTAAAATTTTCAAGGTGTAG
- a CDS encoding ribose-phosphate pyrophosphokinase, protein MNIESKKNNIILFGMENSLGLAKKISQKTGIPLSGIERIVYADGEVLLKSKETIRNSTVFVIANTSRPVNENIMELLIFIDSLKRGYAREIVVILSYYGYARQDRKSSGRQPITAKLIANLLEKAGVTKLILVDIHNPSIQGFFDISVDELHGQYILANELVGKNKDYIIVSPDHGGAVRARILAEILGKQTNVAVIDKRRTGTNQTEVLGLIGDVSGKDCVIIDDIIDTGGTIINAANVVKNNGAKSVILAATHGVFSYGFEKFQENPNIDNVIITDSIENTKLAEKFSKLSITSLAEFLSKSILACIFSTSITSIYEETKQKLIEKNSN, encoded by the coding sequence ATGAATATTGAATCAAAAAAAAATAATATAATTCTTTTTGGAATGGAAAATTCGCTTGGTTTGGCTAAAAAAATTTCACAAAAAACTGGAATTCCACTTTCAGGCATCGAAAGAATCGTGTATGCTGACGGTGAGGTTTTACTCAAATCGAAAGAAACAATTAGAAACTCAACTGTTTTTGTAATCGCAAACACATCAAGACCTGTCAATGAAAATATTATGGAACTTTTAATTTTCATTGATTCACTAAAACGTGGTTATGCTCGGGAAATTGTAGTAATTCTTTCATATTATGGTTATGCAAGGCAAGATCGAAAATCATCAGGAAGGCAGCCAATTACCGCAAAATTAATTGCCAATTTACTTGAAAAAGCCGGTGTAACCAAACTAATTTTAGTTGATATTCATAACCCAAGTATTCAGGGATTTTTTGATATTTCTGTTGACGAATTGCATGGTCAATATATTCTAGCAAACGAACTCGTAGGAAAAAACAAAGATTATATTATCGTAAGTCCCGACCATGGTGGCGCGGTACGCGCACGGATTTTGGCAGAAATTTTGGGAAAGCAAACAAATGTTGCCGTAATTGACAAAAGGCGAACCGGAACAAATCAGACTGAAGTTTTAGGGCTTATTGGCGATGTAAGCGGGAAAGATTGTGTAATAATTGACGATATTATCGATACAGGTGGAACAATAATTAATGCAGCTAATGTTGTTAAGAATAATGGCGCAAAATCCGTGATTCTTGCTGCAACCCATGGTGTTTTTAGTTATGGTTTTGAAAAATTCCAAGAAAATCCTAATATTGACAATGTAATAATTACTGACTCAATTGAAAATACAAAACTAGCAGAAAAATTTTCTAAACTTTCAATCACTTCACTTGCAGAATTTTTGTCCAAAAGTATTTTAGCTTGTATTTTTTCCACCTCAATTACAAGTATTTATGAAGAAACCAAGCAAAAATTAATTGAAAAGAACAGTAATTAA
- the rsmG gene encoding 16S rRNA (guanine(527)-N(7))-methyltransferase RsmG yields MYKQKTKLFVSETQFAKLEKYAALIESNNKKFNLTAFSGNVLWKEGIFESILTMNFIISLSNKKKNSKLKILDIGAGVGFPSIPFLIANSNIELTISESMQKRCWFLKDISEKLDIRFNLICKPVQEISNKNFDIITARAVANLEKLDKITKKIQSPETFLAFIKGPKIFDETKKCRNCNYKIFELDNDLNKTIFVATKKINL; encoded by the coding sequence ATGTATAAACAAAAAACTAAATTATTTGTTAGTGAGACTCAATTTGCAAAACTCGAAAAATATGCAGCTCTTATTGAATCAAACAATAAAAAATTTAATTTAACAGCATTTTCAGGTAATGTTCTTTGAAAAGAAGGGATTTTTGAGTCAATTTTAACAATGAATTTCATTATTAGTTTATCTAATAAAAAGAAAAATTCGAAATTGAAAATTTTAGATATTGGGGCTGGCGTAGGGTTTCCCTCAATTCCTTTTTTGATAGCAAACTCAAATATTGAACTAACCATTTCTGAGTCTATGCAAAAAAGATGCTGATTTTTAAAGGATATTTCTGAAAAATTGGACATTAGATTTAATTTAATTTGCAAACCAGTTCAAGAAATTAGTAATAAAAATTTTGATATAATAACAGCGCGGGCAGTTGCAAATTTGGAAAAACTTGATAAAATAACAAAAAAAATTCAGTCGCCTGAAACATTTTTAGCTTTTATTAAAGGGCCAAAAATTTTTGATGAAACTAAAAAATGTAGAAATTGTAATTATAAAATTTTTGAACTGGATAATGATTTGAACAAAACAATTTTTGTTGCTACTAAAAAAATAAATTTATAG
- a CDS encoding SGNH/GDSL hydrolase family protein, producing the protein MKFKRKKFLRLTSLTLAPFSVFTALISAGCFAQQNSLISEVNYLALGDSLTAGFNQETFHDFQGKLDKDGNLNGQSYPAFFAHFLQKLNKDSLVSYNNLAISGTTTENWLHFLNPKKYPKGKLSENPLASGYTGNEKINEINSVFGKFDKSSYPELIEKITKANLLTMSVGANDPFVIITKFIPFLVAGTESYPEDIKKLIESDKNNQTQIIGNYIKSEVNKKIEEFKTNLDNLVKELKEINPNLKINFIGYNLPKSILVHVLKHLLYNEFKIELEFIKDSADKINNIIRETSMKNGVNYVDVYDKNLWNDSDKKLAATEFDIHPQIQGYKKIAHQLLLKLTLDPNEGDDSSEVDFKNTKNFDDILDGKATYSRIIDINSFAKSNKEFLDKLNDNKKTSEFIESKSTFETKQDELVKNSKSSIKDVIKNFLGSELFNSFDIKKYLLETSELLKTYASSIFDGFHPSGSFLKDLENLQEKFKHYLKNPNTQLVDFTIQTLVNYLEEISAPGSEEKININSILTQLKNKLFSLVDIKKVFGGNGINYSGILGGGKKPTATSPTQTTTENEINKPNKATQANTSR; encoded by the coding sequence ATGAAGTTCAAAAGAAAAAAATTTTTGAGACTAACATCACTAACCCTAGCACCATTTTCTGTTTTTACCGCTCTTATTTCTGCTGGTTGTTTTGCGCAACAAAATTCCTTAATTTCAGAAGTTAATTATTTAGCACTTGGTGACTCCTTAACAGCCGGTTTTAATCAAGAAACATTCCATGATTTTCAAGGCAAATTAGATAAAGACGGCAATTTAAACGGGCAATCTTATCCAGCGTTTTTTGCCCATTTTTTACAAAAACTTAATAAAGATTCCCTAGTTTCTTATAATAATTTAGCTATCTCAGGAACAACAACCGAAAATTGACTGCATTTTTTAAACCCAAAAAAATACCCAAAAGGAAAATTATCTGAAAACCCTTTAGCTTCAGGATACACTGGAAATGAAAAAATTAACGAAATAAACTCTGTTTTTGGCAAATTTGATAAAAGTTCCTACCCTGAATTAATAGAAAAAATTACAAAAGCGAATCTTTTAACAATGTCAGTCGGAGCAAACGACCCTTTTGTTATAATCACTAAATTCATCCCATTTTTAGTTGCAGGTACAGAAAGTTATCCTGAAGATATTAAAAAATTGATTGAAAGCGATAAAAATAACCAAACACAAATTATTGGAAATTATATAAAATCCGAAGTTAATAAAAAAATTGAAGAATTTAAAACTAATCTTGACAATTTAGTTAAAGAATTAAAAGAAATTAATCCAAACCTAAAAATAAATTTTATTGGTTATAATCTCCCAAAGTCAATTTTAGTCCATGTTTTAAAACATCTTTTGTATAACGAGTTTAAAATTGAACTTGAATTTATAAAAGATAGCGCTGATAAAATAAATAATATTATTCGCGAAACATCAATGAAAAACGGCGTAAATTATGTTGATGTTTATGATAAAAACCTCTGAAATGATAGCGATAAAAAACTTGCAGCAACAGAATTTGATATTCACCCACAAATTCAAGGTTATAAAAAAATTGCTCATCAACTTCTTTTAAAGCTCACTTTAGATCCTAATGAAGGTGATGATTCTTCTGAAGTTGATTTTAAAAACACTAAAAATTTTGATGATATACTAGACGGAAAAGCAACTTATTCTAGAATCATTGATATAAATTCGTTTGCTAAATCAAATAAAGAATTCCTTGATAAATTAAATGATAATAAAAAAACTAGTGAATTTATTGAGAGTAAATCTACTTTTGAGACTAAGCAAGATGAGCTTGTTAAAAACAGCAAAAGTTCTATTAAAGACGTAATTAAAAACTTTTTAGGTTCTGAGCTTTTTAATAGTTTTGATATTAAAAAATATCTATTAGAAACCAGCGAACTACTTAAAACTTATGCAAGTTCAATTTTCGATGGCTTTCATCCTTCAGGATCATTTTTAAAAGATTTAGAAAATCTACAAGAAAAATTCAAACATTATCTAAAAAATCCAAACACACAACTTGTTGATTTTACTATTCAAACACTTGTAAATTACCTTGAAGAAATATCTGCACCAGGTTCTGAAGAAAAAATAAATATCAACTCAATTCTAACACAGCTCAAAAATAAACTTTTCTCTCTTGTTGACATAAAAAAAGTCTTTGGCGGAAATGGTATTAATTATAGCGGAATACTAGGTGGTGGTAAAAAACCAACAGCAACTTCACCAACGCAAACAACAACAGAAAATGAAATAAATAAACCTAACAAGGCAACACAAGCAAATACTTCTCGCTAG